In the genome of Streptomyces sp. SAI-127, the window GCGGGGCCTCATCGACTGACCGGCTTCGTCCTCAGAGACCATCCAGGCACCGCGGGCCGCCGCTGTGTTTTTACCCGCGGCCGCATGTCCTTCTTCCTCAGCTCTACCGCCGCGTCAGCACGAGCGATCGCACGGCGGGCCGGTTGCTGCCAGGACCAGCCGTGGCCCCGCAGCAGCGCCCACGTACCCGTCCTCCCAGCCGTGAGACAGTGGGCCGCGTACCAACTCCCTTTCCAACCGTGCCACCTGAGCCGCGGGCAACCTCGGGCGGCCCGGCGATCCCCTCGAAGCCATGCCTGCTGCAAAGCCTTCGCGCCACGGATCGCTCCGACACCCGCAACGCGGCGGCGACGCCCCGGTTCGTCTCCCCGGCATCGAAACGGGCCACGGCTTCCAGCCTGATCCTTCCCGAGCCGCTCTCTCGGCGTCGGTCAAACCGCCGCCCTGCGGTTCCTCACTGATTCCTGGACAGTCCGCAGCATCTGCTCCGGCACAGCCTGATAGCCTGCGATCTTCGCCGGTCACCCGGACGGAGTCCCCCGGCGGGTCGCCATGTCACACCACCAGCAGCTGATGACAGCCCTCGATGCACTGGACCGCGCCTTCGCCTCTGAAGAGCCGTTCCCCGTCGGGGGTTGCACGTACTGCTACGGCGAGGAGGGACTCGCCCAACTCTCCAGGCCGCTGCACCTCATACCCGACGACATGGTGTCCGCGGCAGCCGGAGAGGTGCCCAGCCACTGGGACGACTTCCCGCGTCTCTACCGCCGTCTCGTCCCGCGCATCATCCGCCCCCTTGTCGCCGGTCAGTT includes:
- a CDS encoding winged helix-turn-helix domain-containing protein, translated to MLRGHGWSWQQPARRAIARADAAVELRKKDMRPRVKTQRRPAVPGWSLRTKPVSR